Proteins encoded together in one Flavobacterium keumense window:
- a CDS encoding DUF4286 family protein, which translates to MILYNVTVNIHESVQDQWLQWMQQTRIPAILATGKFSSAKIVKVLIEEEMGGTTYSVQFTTDSKATLEKYYAEDAPQFRQESYQLFGEKMLAFRTELEVISEHN; encoded by the coding sequence ATGATACTTTACAACGTAACAGTTAACATACACGAAAGCGTTCAAGACCAATGGTTACAGTGGATGCAGCAAACACGAATTCCGGCTATTTTAGCAACAGGAAAATTTTCTTCGGCTAAAATTGTGAAGGTGTTAATTGAAGAAGAAATGGGAGGAACTACGTATTCAGTTCAATTTACGACGGATAGTAAAGCGACTTTGGAAAAATACTATGCAGAAGATGCGCCGCAATTCCGTCAAGAAAGTTACCAGTTATTTGGAGAAAAAATGCTGGCTTTTAGAACGGAACTAGAGGTAATTTCTGAACACAATTAA